A single region of the Oncorhynchus kisutch isolate 150728-3 linkage group LG30, Okis_V2, whole genome shotgun sequence genome encodes:
- the LOC109875046 gene encoding mitochondrial import inner membrane translocase subunit TIM44 yields the protein MAASMCRCYELVGRRLLLLSSRAVVSSFNRGDAYRICGSPAVPVQVRYASERPSRKGFFGEFVENLRQEFGKDKEMKENIKKFREEAKRLEESDALQQARRKFKTIESETVKTSEVFKKTFGTLSETVKEGLEEVTRTDLGKKIKEGVEEAAKTARHSVESVSKGGEKLGVTSAFRAISQGMESVKREIDVVDDGTYRAPSQLRKRREFSSKGGESDNRVFEANEEDMGVVLHKDSKWYTQWKDFKDNNMVFNRFFEMKMKYDESDNALVRASRAVTDRVTDLLGGLFSTTEMSQVLTEILKADPSFDKDSFLKQCEKDIIPNILEAMIRGELEMLKDWCYEATYSQLAHPIQQARALGLMFQSKVLDIDNVDLAMGKLMDQGPVLIITFQAQVVMVIRSPKGDLVEGDPEKVLRMMYVWALCRDQEELNPDAAWRLLDMSASSTEQAL from the exons ATGGCAGCCTCCATGTGTCGGTGCTATGAG CTGGTCGGAAGACGTCTTCTGCTCCTGTCATCCCGTGCTGTCGTCTCTTCATTCAATAGAGGAGATGCCTACAGGATTTGTGGGTCTCCGGCTGTCCCTGTGCAG GTGCGGTATGCGTCAGAACGACCTAGTCGTAAAGGCTTTTTCGGGGAGTTTGTGGAGAACCTGAGGCAGGAGTTTGGTAAGGACAAGGAGATGAAGGAGAACATCAAGAAGTTCAGAGAGGAGGCCAAGAGGCTAGAGGAGTCGGATGCCCTGCAACAGGCTCGGAGGAAATTT AAAACCATTGAGTCTGAAACCGTTAAGACCTCTGAGGTGTTCAAGAAGACCTTTGGAACTCTGTCTGAAACTGTGAAGGAG GGCCTTGAGGAGGTGACCCGTACAGACCTGGGGAAGAAAAtcaaggagggggtggaggaggcagCCAAGACTGCCAGGCACTCGGTTGAGTCTGTGTCCAAGGGGGGAGAGAAGCTGGGAGTGACCAGCGCCTTCAGGGCCATCTCACAG GGGATGGAGTCAGTGAAGAGAGAGATTGATGTGGTGGACGATGGTACTTACAGGGCTCCTTCTCAACTCAGGAAGAGGAGGGAATTCTCCTCCAAGGGAGGGGAGAGCGACAACCGAGTGTTTGAGGCCAATGA AGAGGACATGGGTGTTGTGCTGCACAAGGATTCTAAGTGGTACACACAGTGGAAGGACtttaaagacaacaacatggtttTCAACA ggtTCTTTGAGATGAAAATGAAGTATGACGAGAGTGACAACGCCCTTGTCAGAGCATCTCGAGCCGTGACCGACAGAGTCACCGATCTActag GTGGTCTCTTCTCTACCACTGAGATGTCTCAGGTGCTGACGGAGATCTTAAAGGCAGATCCCAGCTTCGACAAGGACTCCTTTCTCAAACAGTGTGAGAAGGACATCATCCCCAACATCCTAGAG GCTATGATCCGCGGGGAGCTCGAGATGCTGAAAGACTGGTGCTATGAAGCG ACATACAGTCAGCTGGCCCACCCCATCCAGCAGGCCAGGGCCCTGGGTCTAATGTTCCAGTCCAAGGTCCTAGATATAGACAACGTAGAT TTGGCGATGGGGAAGCTCATGGATCAAGGCCCCGTGTTGATCATCACCTTCCAGGCCCAGGTGGTCATGGTGATTCGTAGTCCCAAGGGAGACCTGGTGGAAGGAGATCCG gaGAAGGTGTTGAGGATGATGTACGTGTGGGCTCTGTGTCGGGACCAGGAGGAGCTCAACCCCGACGCGGCCTGGAGACTACTGGACATGTCTGCCTCCAGCACCGAGCAGGCTCTTTGA